Proteins found in one Pectobacterium atrosepticum genomic segment:
- a CDS encoding 50S ribosomal protein L6 yields MSRVAKAPVVIPAGVEVKLNGQDISIKGKNGELSRKIHNAVEVKQADNALTFAPREGFVDGWAQAGTTRALLNAMVIGVTEGFTKKLQLVGVGYRAAVKGNMVNLSLGFSHPVEHALPAGITAECPSQTEIVLKGADKQVIGQVAAELRAYRRPEPYKGKGVRYADEVVRTKEAKKK; encoded by the coding sequence ATGTCTCGTGTTGCAAAAGCACCCGTCGTCATTCCTGCCGGCGTAGAGGTAAAACTCAACGGTCAGGATATTTCGATTAAGGGTAAAAACGGCGAGCTGAGTCGTAAGATCCATAATGCTGTTGAAGTGAAACAAGCTGACAACGCTCTGACTTTCGCCCCGCGCGAAGGTTTCGTTGATGGATGGGCCCAAGCGGGTACCACTCGTGCTCTGTTGAACGCAATGGTTATCGGTGTTACCGAAGGCTTCACTAAGAAGCTGCAACTGGTTGGTGTTGGTTACCGTGCTGCTGTTAAAGGCAATATGGTTAACCTGTCTCTTGGGTTTTCTCACCCAGTAGAACATGCACTGCCGGCAGGTATTACTGCAGAATGCCCAAGCCAAACTGAAATCGTACTGAAAGGTGCTGATAAGCAGGTTATTGGTCAGGTTGCTGCGGAATTACGCGCCTACCGTCGTCCTGAGCCTTACAAAGGCAAGGGTGTCCGTTACGCCGACGAAGTCGTGCGTACCAAAGAGGCTAAGAAGAAGTAA
- the trkA gene encoding Trk system potassium transporter TrkA has translation MKIIILGAGQVGGTLAENLAGENNDITVVDTDANRLRQLQDKFDLRVVTGYASHPRVLREAGAEDADMLVAVTNSDETNMVACQIAYSLFKTPNRIARIRAAEYIRESEQLFLPEAVPIDHLISPEQLVIDNIYKLIEYPGALQVVNFAEGKVSLAAVNAYYGGPLVGNALTSLREHIPHVDTRVAAIFRHDRPIRPQGSTIIEAGDEVFFVAASQHIRAVMSELQRLEKPYKRIMIVGGGNVGAGLAQRLEKDYSIKLIERNADRAAELAELLQNTVVFHGDASDQELLAEEHIEQIDVFIAITNDDEANIMSAMLAKRMGAKKVIVLIQRRAYVDLVQGSVIDVAISPQQATISALLSHVRKADIVSVSSLRRGVAEAIEAIAHGDEGTSKVVGRMIEDIKLPPGTTIGAIVRGDDVIIANANSKIEQGDHVIMFLADKKFVPDVERLFQPSPFFL, from the coding sequence ATGAAAATTATCATTCTTGGCGCGGGTCAGGTCGGCGGAACACTAGCTGAAAACCTAGCGGGTGAAAACAATGACATCACTGTCGTTGATACTGATGCAAATCGGTTACGCCAGCTTCAGGATAAGTTTGATCTGCGTGTCGTTACGGGCTATGCCTCTCATCCGCGTGTATTGCGTGAAGCGGGGGCAGAAGATGCTGATATGCTGGTCGCTGTTACCAATTCGGACGAAACGAATATGGTAGCATGTCAGATCGCTTATTCCCTCTTCAAAACACCAAACCGGATTGCACGTATTCGCGCTGCCGAATACATCCGTGAATCAGAACAGCTATTTTTACCAGAAGCGGTTCCCATCGATCACCTGATCTCTCCAGAGCAGTTGGTGATCGATAATATTTATAAACTGATCGAATACCCTGGGGCACTTCAAGTCGTCAATTTCGCTGAAGGTAAAGTGAGCCTTGCAGCAGTTAATGCATACTATGGCGGCCCATTGGTGGGTAATGCCCTAACCTCTCTCCGTGAACATATTCCCCATGTGGATACCCGAGTTGCCGCTATTTTCCGCCACGACCGTCCAATTCGTCCACAGGGTTCTACCATAATCGAAGCTGGTGACGAGGTGTTTTTTGTCGCTGCTTCCCAGCATATTCGCGCAGTAATGAGCGAATTGCAGCGCCTTGAAAAACCGTATAAAAGGATCATGATCGTTGGTGGAGGGAACGTCGGCGCAGGATTGGCACAGCGATTAGAAAAAGATTACAGCATCAAACTGATAGAACGAAATGCGGACCGGGCGGCGGAGCTCGCTGAGCTTTTGCAAAATACGGTAGTGTTCCATGGCGATGCCTCAGATCAAGAGCTTCTCGCTGAAGAACATATCGAGCAGATCGATGTATTCATCGCTATTACCAACGATGACGAAGCAAATATTATGTCAGCAATGTTGGCTAAACGCATGGGTGCGAAAAAAGTAATCGTGCTCATCCAGCGTCGAGCTTATGTCGATCTGGTTCAGGGCAGCGTCATTGATGTCGCTATCTCGCCACAGCAGGCAACAATCTCTGCGTTACTCAGCCACGTACGCAAGGCAGATATCGTTAGCGTATCCTCTTTGCGGCGAGGTGTAGCCGAAGCGATCGAAGCGATCGCCCATGGTGACGAAGGCACATCGAAAGTCGTCGGCAGAATGATTGAAGACATTAAGCTTCCACCAGGTACCACCATCGGAGCAATTGTTCGCGGTGATGACGTCATTATTGCCAACGCAAATAGCAAAATTGAGCAAGGCGATCATGTCATCATGTTCTTGGCTGACAAAAAATTTGTGCCTGATGTTGAACGGTTATTTCAACCAAGCCCCTTCTTTTTGTAA
- a CDS encoding 30S ribosomal protein S8, whose translation MSMQDPIADMLTRIRNGQAANKVAVTMPSSKLKVAIANVLKEEGYIEDFKIEGDTKPVLELELKYFQGKAVVESIQRISRPGLRIYKRKDELPKVMAGLGIAVISTSKGVMTDRAARQAGLGGEIICYVA comes from the coding sequence ATGAGCATGCAAGATCCGATCGCGGATATGCTGACCCGTATCCGTAACGGTCAAGCCGCGAACAAAGTTGCGGTCACCATGCCTTCCTCCAAGCTGAAAGTGGCAATTGCCAACGTGCTGAAGGAAGAAGGTTACATTGAAGATTTCAAAATCGAAGGCGACACCAAGCCAGTTCTGGAATTAGAACTTAAATATTTCCAGGGTAAAGCTGTGGTAGAAAGCATTCAGCGAATAAGCCGTCCAGGTCTGCGCATCTATAAAAGAAAAGATGAGCTACCAAAAGTTATGGCCGGTTTGGGTATCGCTGTTATTTCTACCTCTAAAGGTGTTATGACTGATCGTGCAGCTCGCCAAGCTGGTCTTGGTGGCGAGATTATCTGCTACGTAGCTTAA
- a CDS encoding 30S ribosomal protein S4 produces the protein MARYLGPKLKLSRREGTDLFLKSGVRAIDSKCKIEQAPGQHGARKPRLSDYGVQLREKQKVRRIYGVLERQFRNYYKEAARLKGNTGANLLQLLEGRLDNVVYRMGFGATRAEARQMVSHKAIMVNGRVVSIASYQVSPNDVVSIREKAKKQSRVKAALELAEQREKPTWLEVDAAKMEGVFKRIPERTDLSADINEHLIVELYSK, from the coding sequence ATGGCAAGATATTTGGGTCCTAAGCTCAAGCTGAGCCGTCGTGAAGGCACCGATTTGTTCCTTAAATCTGGTGTTCGTGCGATCGATTCCAAGTGTAAGATTGAACAAGCTCCTGGCCAGCATGGTGCGCGTAAACCGCGTCTGTCTGACTATGGTGTACAGTTGCGTGAAAAGCAAAAAGTTCGCCGTATCTACGGTGTTCTGGAGCGTCAGTTCCGCAACTATTATAAAGAAGCTGCACGTCTGAAAGGCAACACAGGTGCAAACCTGCTGCAACTGCTGGAAGGTCGTCTGGATAACGTTGTTTATCGTATGGGTTTTGGTGCTACTCGCGCTGAAGCACGTCAGATGGTAAGCCACAAAGCTATCATGGTAAACGGTCGCGTTGTTAGCATCGCTTCTTATCAGGTATCCCCGAATGACGTAGTCAGCATCCGTGAGAAAGCGAAAAAGCAATCTCGCGTGAAAGCCGCTCTGGAGCTGGCTGAACAGCGTGAAAAGCCAACTTGGCTGGAAGTTGATGCTGCCAAGATGGAAGGTGTGTTCAAACGTATTCCTGAACGTACCGATCTGTCTGCGGACATTAATGAACACCTGATCGTCGAGCTTTACTCCAAGTAA
- a CDS encoding 30S ribosomal protein S11, protein MAKAPIRARKRVRKQVSDGVAHIHASFNNTIVTITDRQGNALGWATAGGSGFRGSRKSTPFAAQVAAERCAEAVKEYGIKNLEVMVKGPGPGRESTIRALNAAGFRITNITDVTPIPHNGCRPPKKRRV, encoded by the coding sequence ATGGCAAAGGCACCTATTCGTGCACGTAAGCGTGTAAGAAAGCAAGTCTCTGACGGTGTGGCTCATATCCATGCTTCTTTCAACAACACCATCGTAACCATTACTGATCGTCAGGGTAATGCGCTGGGTTGGGCAACTGCCGGTGGTTCCGGCTTCCGTGGTTCTCGTAAATCTACGCCGTTCGCTGCTCAAGTAGCTGCAGAACGTTGCGCAGAGGCCGTGAAAGAATACGGTATTAAGAACCTGGAAGTTATGGTTAAAGGACCTGGTCCGGGCCGTGAGTCTACTATCCGCGCATTAAACGCGGCTGGTTTCCGCATCACTAATATTACTGATGTGACTCCGATCCCTCATAACGGTTGTCGTCCGCCGAAAAAGCGCCGCGTATAA
- a CDS encoding 50S ribosomal protein L18, with protein MDKKAARIRRATRARRKLQELGATRLVVHRTPRHIYAQVIAPNGSEVLVAASTVEKAIAEQLKSTGNKDAATAIGKAIAERALEKGIKNVSFDRSGFQYHGRVQALADAAREAGLQF; from the coding sequence ATGGATAAGAAAGCAGCTCGTATCCGTCGTGCGACCCGCGCACGCCGCAAGCTCCAGGAACTGGGTGCGACGCGTCTGGTGGTACATCGTACTCCACGCCATATTTATGCGCAGGTCATTGCACCGAACGGTTCTGAAGTCCTGGTAGCCGCTTCTACTGTAGAAAAAGCTATCGCTGAACAACTGAAGTCGACTGGTAACAAAGACGCAGCAACCGCAATAGGTAAAGCTATTGCAGAACGCGCGTTAGAAAAAGGCATCAAGAATGTCTCTTTCGACCGTTCCGGTTTCCAATATCATGGTCGAGTCCAAGCACTGGCAGATGCTGCCCGTGAAGCTGGCCTTCAGTTCTAA
- the secY gene encoding preprotein translocase subunit SecY, whose amino-acid sequence MAKQPGLDFQSAKGGVGELKRRLLFVIGALIVFRIGSFIPIPGIDATVLAKLLEQQRGTIIEMFNMFSGGALSRASIFALGIMPYISASIIIQLLTVVHPALAEIKKEGEAGRRKISQYTRYGTLVLAIFQSIGIATGLPNMPGMQELVINPGFAFYFTAVVSLVTGTMFLMWLGEQITERGIGNGISIIIFAGIVAGLPPAIGHTIEQARQGDLHFLLLLLVAVLVFAVTFFVVFIERGQRRIVVNYAKRQQGRRVYAAQSTHLPLKVNMAGVIPAIFASSIILFPATIASWFGGGTGWNWLTTISLYLQPGQPLYVLLYASAIIFFCFFYTALVFNPRETADNLKKSGAFVPGIRPGEQTAKYIDKVMTRLTLIGAMYITFICLIPEFMRDAMKVPFYFGGTSLLIVVVVIMDFMAQVQTLMMSSQYESALKKANLKGYNR is encoded by the coding sequence ATGGCTAAGCAACCAGGATTAGATTTTCAAAGTGCTAAAGGCGGAGTTGGTGAACTGAAGCGCAGACTTTTGTTTGTTATCGGTGCGCTAATTGTTTTCCGTATTGGCTCTTTTATCCCGATTCCTGGTATTGATGCCACTGTGCTTGCCAAATTGCTTGAACAGCAGCGAGGCACCATCATTGAAATGTTTAACATGTTCTCTGGTGGTGCTCTCAGTCGTGCTTCTATCTTTGCACTGGGTATTATGCCTTATATTTCGGCATCGATTATTATCCAGTTGCTAACGGTGGTTCATCCCGCCTTGGCTGAAATAAAGAAAGAAGGGGAAGCTGGCCGTCGTAAGATCAGCCAGTATACCCGCTACGGCACCTTGGTATTGGCTATATTCCAATCTATCGGTATTGCTACCGGTTTACCGAATATGCCTGGGATGCAAGAATTGGTAATAAATCCAGGTTTTGCTTTCTACTTTACCGCTGTTGTAAGTCTGGTTACTGGGACAATGTTCCTTATGTGGCTGGGAGAACAGATTACGGAGCGTGGTATCGGTAACGGTATCTCGATCATAATCTTTGCTGGTATTGTTGCGGGTTTACCGCCGGCCATTGGCCATACCATCGAGCAAGCTCGGCAAGGCGACCTGCACTTCCTCCTGTTGCTGTTGGTTGCAGTTTTAGTGTTTGCAGTAACCTTCTTCGTTGTTTTCATTGAGCGTGGTCAACGTCGTATTGTCGTTAATTATGCAAAACGTCAACAAGGTCGTCGTGTTTATGCGGCACAGAGTACGCATTTACCGCTGAAAGTGAATATGGCCGGTGTTATCCCAGCGATCTTCGCTTCCAGTATTATTCTGTTCCCTGCCACGATTGCATCCTGGTTTGGGGGCGGTACCGGTTGGAACTGGCTGACAACTATTTCGCTGTATTTGCAGCCCGGACAACCGCTTTATGTGTTACTCTATGCGTCTGCAATCATCTTCTTCTGTTTCTTCTACACTGCGTTGGTTTTCAATCCGCGTGAAACAGCAGATAACCTGAAGAAGTCCGGTGCATTCGTGCCAGGAATTCGTCCGGGAGAGCAAACGGCGAAATATATCGATAAAGTAATGACTCGTCTGACTCTGATTGGTGCGATGTATATTACTTTTATCTGCCTGATCCCGGAGTTTATGCGTGACGCAATGAAAGTGCCTTTCTATTTTGGGGGTACATCTTTATTGATCGTTGTTGTCGTCATCATGGACTTTATGGCTCAAGTGCAAACTCTGATGATGTCGAGTCAATATGAGTCTGCATTGAAGAAAGCAAACCTGAAAGGCTATAACCGTTAA
- the rplQ gene encoding 50S ribosomal protein L17 codes for MRHRKSGRQLNRNSSHRQAMFRNMASSLVRHEIIKTTLPKAKELRRVVEPLITLAKTDSVANRRLAFARTRDNEIVAKLFNELGPRFASRAGGYTRILKCGFRAGDNAPMAYIELVDRSVSQTEEVATAE; via the coding sequence ATGCGCCATCGTAAGAGTGGTCGTCAACTGAACCGTAACAGCAGCCATCGTCAGGCTATGTTCCGTAACATGGCTAGTTCTTTGGTTCGTCATGAAATCATCAAGACGACCCTGCCGAAAGCGAAAGAGCTGCGTCGCGTTGTTGAACCGCTGATTACTCTTGCCAAGACCGACAGCGTTGCTAATCGTCGTCTGGCATTCGCCCGTACTCGTGATAACGAGATCGTGGCAAAACTGTTTAATGAACTGGGCCCGCGTTTCGCGAGCCGTGCCGGTGGTTACACTCGTATTCTGAAGTGTGGCTTCCGTGCTGGTGACAATGCGCCGATGGCATACATCGAGCTCGTTGATCGCTCAGTCTCTCAGACAGAAGAAGTAGCTACTGCAGAGTAA
- a CDS encoding 50S ribosomal protein L24, with the protein MAAKIRRDDEVIVLTGKDKGKRGKVKNVLSASKVIVEGINLVKKHQKPVPALNQPGGIVEKEAAIQVSNLAIFNAATGKADRVGFRFEDGKKVRFFKSNSETIK; encoded by the coding sequence ATGGCAGCGAAAATCCGTCGTGATGACGAAGTTATCGTGCTAACCGGCAAAGATAAAGGTAAGCGCGGTAAAGTAAAAAATGTCCTGTCTGCTAGTAAGGTCATTGTTGAAGGTATTAACCTGGTTAAAAAACATCAGAAGCCGGTTCCGGCCCTGAACCAACCAGGTGGCATCGTTGAAAAAGAAGCTGCAATTCAAGTTTCTAACCTTGCAATCTTCAATGCGGCAACTGGTAAGGCTGACCGTGTAGGCTTTAGATTCGAAGACGGGAAAAAAGTCCGTTTCTTTAAATCTAACAGCGAAACTATCAAGTAA
- a CDS encoding alternative ribosome-rescue factor A produces the protein MTTYRHKRGKIQNNAIEALLHDPLFRQRIEVNEKGKGSYRRKDKHMKKGSWEASGKQSNDYLPLAFLFSA, from the coding sequence ATGACCACATACCGTCATAAGCGTGGGAAAATTCAGAACAACGCTATTGAGGCGTTGCTACATGACCCACTGTTTCGTCAACGAATTGAAGTGAATGAAAAAGGGAAAGGAAGTTATCGTAGAAAAGACAAGCATATGAAGAAAGGGAGTTGGGAGGCCAGTGGTAAGCAATCAAATGATTATTTACCACTGGCCTTTCTATTTTCTGCGTAA
- a CDS encoding DNA-directed RNA polymerase subunit alpha, with protein sequence MQGSVTEFLKPRLVDIEQVSSTHAKVTLEPLERGFGHTLGNALRRILLSSMPGCAVTEVEIDGVLHEYSTKEGVQEDILEILLNLKGLAVRVQGKDEVILTLNKSGIGPVTAADIIHDGDVEIVKPQHLICHLTDENASISMRIKVQRGRGYVPASARIHTEEDERPIGRLLVDACYSPVERIAYNVEAARVEQRTDLDKLVIEMETNGTIDPEEAIRRAATILAEQLEAFVDLRDVRQPEVKEEKPEFDPILLRPVDDLELTVRSANCLKAEAIHYIGDLVQRTEVELLKTPNLGKKSLTEIKDVLASRGLSLGMRLENWPPASIADE encoded by the coding sequence ATGCAGGGTTCTGTGACAGAGTTTCTAAAACCGCGCCTGGTTGATATCGAGCAAGTGAGTTCGACGCACGCCAAGGTGACCCTTGAGCCATTAGAGCGAGGCTTCGGCCATACTCTTGGCAACGCACTGCGCCGTATTCTGCTTTCATCCATGCCAGGTTGCGCGGTGACCGAGGTTGAGATTGATGGTGTACTGCATGAGTACAGCACCAAAGAAGGCGTACAGGAAGATATCCTGGAAATCCTGCTCAACCTGAAAGGGCTGGCGGTGAGAGTTCAAGGTAAAGATGAAGTTATTCTTACCCTGAATAAATCTGGCATTGGCCCTGTGACTGCAGCCGACATTATCCATGATGGTGATGTCGAAATCGTCAAGCCGCAACACTTAATTTGCCATCTGACCGATGAAAACGCATCTATTAGTATGCGTATCAAAGTTCAACGTGGTCGTGGTTATGTGCCGGCATCTGCCCGTATTCATACGGAAGAAGATGAGCGCCCGATTGGTCGTCTGTTAGTTGATGCTTGCTATAGCCCTGTAGAGCGTATTGCCTACAATGTTGAAGCGGCTCGCGTAGAACAGCGTACTGACTTGGACAAGCTAGTCATCGAAATGGAAACCAATGGCACGATCGATCCTGAAGAGGCGATCCGCCGTGCGGCAACCATTCTGGCTGAACAACTTGAAGCTTTTGTTGACTTACGTGATGTTCGTCAGCCAGAAGTTAAAGAAGAGAAACCAGAATTCGATCCGATTCTGCTGCGCCCTGTTGACGATCTGGAATTGACTGTCCGCTCTGCTAACTGCCTTAAGGCAGAAGCTATCCACTACATCGGTGATCTGGTACAGCGTACCGAGGTTGAGCTGCTCAAAACGCCTAACCTAGGTAAAAAATCTCTTACTGAGATTAAAGACGTACTGGCTTCCCGTGGTCTGTCTCTGGGCATGCGCCTAGAAAACTGGCCACCTGCAAGTATTGCTGATGAGTAA
- a CDS encoding 50S ribosomal protein L36 → MKVRASVKKLCRNCKIVKRNGVVRVICSAEPKHKQRQG, encoded by the coding sequence ATGAAAGTTCGTGCTTCCGTCAAGAAATTATGTCGTAACTGTAAGATTGTTAAGCGTAACGGTGTCGTTCGTGTGATCTGCAGTGCCGAACCGAAGCATAAACAGCGTCAAGGCTGA
- a CDS encoding 50S ribosomal protein L5 — translation MAKLHDYYKDEVVKKLMTEFNYNSVMQVPRVEKITLNMGVGEAIADKKLLDNAAADLTAISGQKPLITKARKSVAGFKIRQGYPIGCKVTLRGERMWEFLERLISIAVPRIRDFRGLSAKSFDGRGNYSMGVREQIIFPEIDYDKVDRVRGLDITITTTAKSDDEGRALLAAFNFPFRK, via the coding sequence ATGGCGAAACTGCATGATTACTACAAAGACGAAGTAGTTAAAAAACTCATGACTGAGTTTAACTACAATTCTGTCATGCAAGTCCCTCGGGTCGAGAAGATCACCCTGAATATGGGTGTTGGTGAAGCGATCGCTGACAAGAAACTGCTGGATAACGCAGCAGCTGATCTGACAGCAATCTCCGGTCAAAAACCGTTGATCACCAAAGCACGCAAATCTGTTGCGGGCTTCAAAATCCGTCAGGGCTATCCGATCGGCTGTAAAGTAACTCTGCGTGGCGAACGCATGTGGGAGTTCCTTGAGCGACTGATTTCCATTGCTGTACCGCGTATCCGTGACTTCCGTGGCTTGTCCGCCAAGTCATTCGATGGTCGTGGTAACTACAGCATGGGTGTGCGTGAACAGATCATCTTCCCGGAAATCGACTACGATAAAGTCGATCGCGTTCGTGGTTTGGACATTACCATTACCACTACTGCGAAATCCGATGATGAAGGCCGCGCGCTGTTGGCCGCCTTTAACTTCCCATTCCGCAAGTAA
- a CDS encoding 30S ribosomal protein S14, translating to MAKQSMKAREVVRVKLAEKYRAKREELKAIISGVNSSDEDRWDAVLKLQTLPRDSSPSRQRNRCRQTGRPHAFLRKFGLSRIKVREAAMRGEIPGLKKASW from the coding sequence ATGGCTAAGCAATCCATGAAAGCACGCGAAGTTGTTCGTGTGAAACTGGCTGAAAAATACCGCGCTAAACGCGAGGAATTGAAAGCTATCATCTCTGGTGTGAACTCATCCGACGAAGATCGTTGGGATGCAGTTCTTAAGCTGCAGACTCTGCCGCGTGATTCCAGCCCGTCTCGTCAGCGTAACCGCTGCCGCCAAACTGGTCGTCCGCACGCTTTCCTGCGGAAGTTCGGGTTGAGCCGTATCAAGGTCCGTGAAGCCGCTATGCGCGGTGAAATTCCGGGTCTTAAAAAGGCTAGCTGGTAA
- the rpsE gene encoding 30S ribosomal protein S5, whose translation MAHIEKQAGELQEKLIAVNRVSKTVKGGRIFSFTALTVVGDGNGRVGFGYGKAREVPAAIQKAMEKARRNMMNVALNNGTLQHPVKGAHTGSRVFMQPASEGTGIIAGGAMRAVLEVAGVHNVLAKAYGSTNPINVVRATIDGLANMKSPEMVAAKRGKSVEEILG comes from the coding sequence ATGGCTCACATCGAGAAACAAGCTGGCGAACTGCAGGAAAAGCTGATCGCGGTAAATCGCGTATCTAAAACCGTTAAAGGTGGTCGTATTTTCAGCTTCACCGCACTGACTGTAGTGGGTGATGGCAACGGCCGCGTTGGTTTTGGTTACGGTAAAGCTCGCGAAGTTCCAGCAGCGATCCAGAAAGCGATGGAAAAAGCCCGTCGCAATATGATGAATGTCGCGCTGAACAACGGCACCCTGCAGCACCCGGTTAAAGGTGCTCACACGGGTTCTCGTGTGTTCATGCAGCCAGCTTCCGAAGGTACCGGTATTATTGCCGGTGGCGCAATGCGCGCCGTTTTGGAAGTTGCAGGGGTTCACAACGTATTGGCTAAAGCCTATGGTTCCACTAACCCGATTAACGTGGTTCGTGCAACGATTGATGGCTTGGCCAACATGAAGTCCCCGGAAATGGTCGCTGCCAAGCGTGGTAAATCCGTTGAAGAAATTCTGGGGTAA
- a CDS encoding 50S ribosomal protein L30: protein MAKTIKITQTRSAIGRLPKHKATLLGLGLRRIGHTVEREDTPAVRGMVNAVSYMVKVEE, encoded by the coding sequence GTGGCAAAGACTATTAAAATCACTCAAACCCGTAGTGCAATCGGTCGTCTGCCGAAACATAAGGCGACACTGCTTGGCCTGGGTCTGCGTCGTATTGGTCATACTGTTGAACGTGAGGATACTCCTGCGGTTCGTGGTATGGTCAACGCGGTTTCCTACATGGTTAAAGTAGAGGAGTAA
- the mscL gene encoding large-conductance mechanosensitive channel protein MscL: MSIIKEFREFAMRGNVVDLAVGVIIGAAFGKIVSSLVSDIIMPPLGLLIGGVDFKQLSLILRDAQGEIPAVVMNYGAFIQNIFDFVIVAFAIFIAIKLMNKMRRKQEDTPAAAPKPSAEEKLLAEIRDLLKEQHKQ, from the coding sequence ATGAGCATCATCAAAGAATTCAGAGAGTTTGCCATGCGTGGTAATGTTGTCGATTTGGCCGTGGGTGTCATTATTGGTGCCGCTTTCGGCAAAATTGTTTCCTCTCTGGTATCAGATATTATTATGCCGCCACTTGGACTTTTGATTGGTGGTGTTGATTTTAAACAACTCAGCCTTATTCTTCGTGACGCTCAAGGCGAAATCCCTGCCGTTGTCATGAACTATGGTGCTTTCATCCAGAATATTTTTGACTTTGTCATCGTCGCTTTCGCGATTTTTATAGCCATCAAGCTTATGAATAAAATGCGGCGTAAACAGGAAGATACGCCTGCTGCTGCACCGAAACCTAGTGCTGAAGAGAAGCTATTAGCTGAAATTCGCGATTTGCTTAAAGAACAACACAAACAGTAA
- a CDS encoding 50S ribosomal protein L15, which yields MRLNTLSPAEGAKHAPKRLGRGIGSGLGKTGGRGHKGQNSRSGGGVRRGFEGGQMPLYRRLPKFGFTSRKAMITSEVRLSDLAKVEGDVVDLNTLKAANVIGIQIEFAKVILSGEVARPVTIRGLRVTKGARAAIEAAGGKIEE from the coding sequence ATGCGTTTAAATACTCTGTCTCCGGCCGAAGGTGCTAAACATGCACCGAAGCGTTTAGGTCGTGGTATCGGTTCTGGCCTGGGCAAAACTGGCGGTCGTGGTCACAAAGGTCAGAACTCTCGTTCTGGTGGTGGCGTACGTCGTGGTTTTGAAGGTGGTCAGATGCCTTTATATCGTCGTCTGCCGAAATTCGGTTTTACTTCTCGCAAAGCGATGATCACGTCAGAAGTTCGTCTGTCTGATCTTGCTAAAGTAGAAGGCGACGTAGTTGACCTGAATACGCTGAAAGCCGCTAATGTTATTGGCATTCAGATTGAATTCGCGAAAGTGATTCTGTCTGGTGAAGTTGCTCGTCCGGTAACGATTCGTGGTCTGCGTGTCACTAAAGGTGCTCGTGCTGCTATCGAAGCTGCTGGCGGTAAAATTGAGGAATAA
- a CDS encoding 30S ribosomal protein S13 has product MARIAGINIPDHKHTVIALTSIFGIGKTRSQAICAATEIAENVKISELSEEQIDKLRDEVAKFVVEGDLRREVTLSIKRLMDLGTYRGLRHRRGLPVRGQRTKTNARTRKGPRKPIKK; this is encoded by the coding sequence GTGGCCCGTATAGCAGGCATTAACATTCCTGATCATAAACATACCGTTATTGCGTTAACGTCAATTTTCGGTATCGGTAAAACTCGGTCGCAGGCTATTTGTGCTGCAACGGAGATTGCCGAAAATGTTAAGATCAGTGAGCTGTCTGAAGAGCAAATCGATAAGCTGCGTGACGAAGTTGCCAAGTTTGTTGTAGAAGGTGATCTGCGTCGTGAAGTTACCCTGAGCATCAAGCGTCTTATGGACCTTGGTACTTATCGTGGTTTGCGTCATCGTCGTGGTCTGCCGGTTCGCGGTCAGCGTACCAAGACTAACGCCCGTACCCGTAAGGGTCCGCGCAAACCGATCAAGAAATAA